The Stenotrophomonas maltophilia genome includes a region encoding these proteins:
- a CDS encoding TolC family protein, producing the protein MFALALSGPVLAASPAIPISYTEALQRALANAPTLQVRRSQIDASTEEAARAGALPDPRLIVGLANWPVSGPDAFSLRADEMTTQQIGLMQEFPARAKRRAEHALAQATLAQARSLSMAEQQMVAQAAALAWIELWSTQQAVDALEGLREPARIAERAARARLAGGTAGASDVLAAQAALLQLDNRLEQVHAEHAAAQAGLARWLGIAPEAILASGAAPDFSQLPLEPTQLLAKLDQHTPLLGWEARESLAQAQVDAAVAETRPDWSVELTYGRRERAPDGMARSDMLMVEVGVGLPLFQKNRQARGIAARRAELEAVSAERDEARRIQAESVQRAIARWRGLTGQLERQNTQSLPLARDRARTALAAYGAGADLQPWLEARRDEIELHLENARLLGEQGRAWAALAYLLPHEENTP; encoded by the coding sequence GTGTTTGCCCTGGCGCTCAGTGGTCCTGTGCTGGCGGCATCGCCCGCTATCCCGATCAGCTACACAGAAGCCCTACAACGGGCGCTTGCTAACGCCCCAACCCTGCAGGTGCGCCGATCGCAGATCGATGCCAGTACCGAAGAAGCCGCGCGTGCTGGCGCGCTTCCCGACCCACGTTTGATCGTGGGGCTGGCGAACTGGCCCGTCAGCGGACCCGATGCCTTCAGCTTGCGGGCCGATGAGATGACCACCCAGCAAATCGGTCTGATGCAGGAGTTTCCTGCGCGTGCGAAACGACGTGCCGAGCACGCGTTGGCGCAAGCGACGCTGGCGCAAGCGCGCTCACTGTCGATGGCCGAACAGCAGATGGTGGCCCAAGCGGCCGCGCTGGCCTGGATCGAGCTGTGGAGTACGCAGCAAGCCGTAGATGCGTTGGAAGGTCTGCGCGAGCCGGCCCGTATAGCCGAGCGTGCGGCGCGTGCTCGCTTGGCAGGCGGCACGGCCGGGGCCAGTGATGTGCTTGCCGCCCAGGCCGCCCTACTGCAGTTGGACAATCGCCTGGAGCAGGTACATGCGGAGCACGCCGCCGCGCAGGCCGGCCTGGCGCGGTGGTTGGGTATTGCACCAGAGGCGATCTTGGCCAGTGGTGCGGCACCGGATTTTTCGCAGTTGCCATTGGAGCCCACCCAACTGCTGGCCAAACTGGACCAACACACGCCACTACTGGGCTGGGAGGCACGCGAGAGCTTAGCCCAGGCCCAGGTGGATGCGGCCGTGGCCGAAACCCGCCCGGATTGGAGTGTGGAGCTCACCTACGGACGTCGCGAGCGCGCACCCGACGGCATGGCGCGCAGCGACATGCTCATGGTGGAAGTGGGTGTGGGCCTGCCGCTGTTCCAGAAGAACCGCCAAGCACGAGGCATCGCGGCACGGCGGGCCGAGCTGGAGGCGGTGTCCGCAGAGCGCGATGAGGCCCGGCGCATCCAAGCCGAGTCGGTGCAACGCGCGATAGCGCGATGGCGCGGGTTAACCGGCCAGTTGGAGCGCCAGAACACGCAGAGCCTGCCTTTGGCGCGCGATCGTGCACGCACGGCGTTGGCCGCCTACGGCGCCGGTGCCGACCTGCAGCCGTGGCTGGAAGCGCGGCGCGATGAGATCGAATTGCACCTGGAGAAC